A window of the Flavobacterium sangjuense genome harbors these coding sequences:
- a CDS encoding Tex family protein yields MTSIQFIQSQVTASPKSIEATLKLLSEDCTIPFISRYRKDQTGNLDEVVIEAIAKLSKQYDEIVKRKESILKTIDEQGQLSPELAKKIKESFDLQEIEDLYLPYKKKKKTRADVARENGLEPLAKIIFSQRNEDVDFISTQYLNDKVKNEDEALQGARDIIAEWINENIYIRKNLRRLFQRKAIVETKVVKKKENEDDAQKFKQYFDWAEPISKAPSHRLLAMLRAESEGFVKLNVDFETDEALDFIENEIIKANNDTTAHIELAIKDSYKRLLEPAISNETLQDAKAKADTKAIDVFAGNLSQLLLAPPLGEKRILAIDPGFRSGCKVVCLDEKGDLLYNETIYPHQPQNESAMAMKKIRSMVNAYNIEAISIGNGTASRETEFFIKKIAFDKPVQVFVVSEAGASVYSASKIARDEFPKYDVTVRGSVSIGRRLSDPLAELVKIDPKSIGVGQYQHDVDQTKLKEELDTVVVRCVNSVGININTASKSLLSYVSGIGEKMAENIVAFRSENGPFEDRKQIKKVPRLGDKAYQQAAAFVRIHNGKNPLDNSAVHPEAYPIVEKMAKDLGLKTNDLIANKDKIKLIKLENYITPEIGILSLKDIVKELEKPGLDPRKAAKVFEFDPTVTTIKNVRTGMILPGIVNNITAFGCFVDIGIKESGLVHISQLKAGFVSDVNEVVKLHQHVQVKVVEVDEERKRIQLTMIL; encoded by the coding sequence ATGACCAGCATACAATTTATTCAAAGTCAAGTTACAGCTTCGCCAAAAAGCATTGAAGCAACTTTAAAATTACTTTCCGAAGATTGCACCATACCGTTTATTTCGCGTTACCGAAAAGACCAAACCGGAAACTTGGACGAAGTTGTTATTGAAGCGATTGCCAAACTTTCGAAACAGTACGATGAAATCGTAAAACGAAAAGAATCTATTCTAAAAACCATTGATGAACAAGGTCAGCTTTCACCTGAATTGGCCAAAAAAATCAAAGAAAGTTTCGATTTACAGGAAATAGAAGATTTGTATTTGCCTTATAAAAAGAAGAAAAAAACCCGAGCCGATGTCGCCCGCGAAAACGGATTGGAACCTTTGGCAAAAATCATCTTTAGTCAAAGAAATGAAGATGTTGATTTTATTTCGACTCAATATCTTAATGACAAAGTCAAAAATGAAGACGAAGCATTGCAAGGTGCGCGCGATATTATTGCCGAATGGATTAATGAAAATATTTACATCCGAAAAAATCTTCGTCGTTTGTTTCAACGAAAAGCAATTGTAGAAACTAAAGTTGTAAAGAAAAAGGAAAATGAAGATGATGCACAGAAATTCAAACAATATTTTGACTGGGCAGAGCCGATTTCCAAAGCGCCATCACATAGATTATTGGCGATGCTTCGGGCAGAATCAGAAGGTTTCGTAAAATTAAATGTTGATTTCGAAACAGATGAAGCACTGGATTTTATCGAAAACGAAATCATAAAAGCCAACAACGATACAACAGCACATATCGAATTAGCGATAAAAGACAGTTACAAACGTTTGCTCGAACCGGCAATTTCAAACGAAACATTGCAAGACGCCAAAGCCAAAGCCGACACCAAAGCGATTGATGTTTTTGCCGGGAATTTGAGTCAGCTTTTGTTAGCGCCGCCTTTGGGTGAAAAGCGAATTCTCGCAATTGATCCCGGATTTCGTTCAGGTTGCAAAGTCGTTTGTCTGGATGAAAAAGGCGATTTGTTATACAACGAAACCATTTATCCGCATCAGCCACAAAATGAAAGTGCGATGGCGATGAAGAAAATCCGTTCGATGGTCAATGCCTATAACATTGAAGCGATTTCCATCGGAAACGGAACGGCAAGCCGCGAAACAGAATTTTTCATTAAGAAAATAGCTTTCGATAAACCGGTTCAGGTTTTTGTTGTTTCAGAAGCTGGTGCTTCGGTGTATTCTGCTTCCAAAATTGCGCGTGATGAATTTCCGAAATATGATGTCACCGTTCGTGGTTCGGTTTCTATCGGAAGAAGACTTTCAGATCCATTGGCGGAATTGGTAAAAATTGATCCAAAATCAATTGGCGTTGGGCAATACCAACACGATGTTGACCAAACGAAATTAAAAGAAGAATTAGACACTGTTGTCGTGCGTTGTGTGAATTCAGTAGGGATAAATATCAACACAGCAAGTAAATCGCTGTTGAGTTATGTTTCCGGAATTGGAGAAAAAATGGCTGAAAATATAGTCGCATTTCGTTCCGAAAATGGTCCGTTTGAAGACAGAAAGCAAATCAAAAAAGTGCCGCGTTTAGGCGACAAAGCTTATCAACAAGCGGCTGCTTTTGTTCGAATCCACAATGGTAAAAATCCGTTGGATAATTCGGCCGTGCATCCTGAAGCGTATCCAATTGTGGAAAAAATGGCAAAGGATTTGGGTTTAAAAACCAATGATTTGATTGCCAATAAAGATAAAATCAAACTTATAAAACTTGAAAATTACATAACTCCTGAAATCGGAATTCTGAGCTTAAAAGATATTGTAAAAGAGCTTGAAAAACCTGGACTTGACCCAAGAAAAGCGGCAAAAGTTTTCGAATTTGACCCAACAGTAACAACCATAAAAAATGTCAGAACCGGAATGATTTTACCCGGAATTGTCAATAATATTACAGCATTCGGCTGCTTTGTTGATATCGGAATAAAAGAAAGCGGATTGGTTCACATTTCGCAACTCAAAGCAGGTTTTGTTTCGGATGTGAATGAAGTGGTAAAATTACACCAACACGTTCAGGTAAAAGTCGTTGAGGTTGATGAAGAAAGAAAACGAATTCAGTTGACGATGATACTTTAA
- a CDS encoding cation diffusion facilitator family transporter, with translation MEHNHVHIHKHEVKGKNLVYSILLNLLITVAQIVGGIISGSLALISDALHNFSDVLSLIFSLLAHKLSRRKASIDHTFGYKRAELIAAFINAITLIVVALFLVYEAATRLFHPEPIKSGLVIWLALLGIIVNGGSVLLLKKDSEHNLNMKSAYLHLLTDMLASVAVLVGGLLMKFYGWFWVDSVMTLLIALYLIYVSYDLIKSATKMLMLFTPDFIDIKEVVREVHKIKGVNKLHHIHVWHLNDEELHLEAHLDCSNDIKMSEFNVLLEQVEIVLFEKFNINHINIQPEFKKEDPKDFIVQD, from the coding sequence ATGGAACACAATCACGTTCACATCCACAAACACGAAGTCAAAGGAAAGAATTTGGTTTATTCCATTTTGCTCAACTTATTGATTACTGTTGCTCAGATTGTGGGTGGAATTATTTCGGGAAGTTTGGCTCTAATTTCGGATGCGCTTCATAATTTTTCAGATGTTTTGTCATTGATTTTTAGCTTATTAGCACATAAATTATCACGAAGAAAAGCGTCAATTGACCATACTTTCGGATACAAAAGAGCCGAACTTATAGCTGCTTTTATTAATGCAATAACATTAATTGTTGTAGCGTTGTTTTTAGTTTATGAAGCAGCAACAAGGTTATTTCATCCCGAACCAATTAAGTCTGGTTTGGTTATTTGGTTAGCGCTTTTAGGAATTATTGTCAACGGCGGTTCGGTTTTATTACTCAAAAAAGATTCAGAGCATAATCTAAATATGAAATCGGCTTATTTGCACTTATTGACCGATATGCTGGCTTCGGTTGCGGTTTTAGTTGGCGGTTTATTAATGAAATTTTATGGTTGGTTTTGGGTTGATAGCGTGATGACCTTATTGATCGCATTGTATCTGATTTATGTAAGTTACGATTTGATAAAATCAGCAACCAAAATGCTAATGCTTTTCACGCCCGATTTTATCGATATAAAAGAAGTAGTTCGTGAAGTGCATAAAATCAAAGGCGTTAATAAACTGCATCACATCCATGTTTGGCATTTGAATGATGAAGAATTGCATCTTGAAGCACATCTCGATTGTTCGAATGATATTAAGATGAGCGAATTCAATGTTTTATTAGAGCAGGTTGAAATCGTTTTGTTCGAAAAATTCAACATCAATCACATTAATATCCAACCCGAATTTAAAAAAGAAGATCCAAAAGATTTTATCGTTCAGGACTAA
- a CDS encoding NAD(P)H-hydrate dehydratase, with product MTKLDINIIQKLFQKRLPDSHKGSHGHALIIAGSKSKMGAAIICAKACLRTGAGLVTLNIPKKERLAVFTAIPEAMIEFREDKNNFGKYNAVSIGPGIGTDKSAENILKLLISNIKSPIVFDADALNISAKNYDLVYRLPENSIITPHIKEFDRLFGNHDSETERRQTATTKAKELQLIIVLKGYKTFITDGEKSFENSTGNSGLAKGGSGDALTGIITAFLAQGYEPLQAAILGVYLHGLAADITLETQSTESMLITDVIENLGKAFKKIQN from the coding sequence ATGACAAAGCTTGACATCAATATCATCCAAAAATTATTTCAAAAAAGATTGCCGGATTCACACAAAGGCAGTCATGGACATGCTTTGATAATAGCCGGAAGCAAATCTAAAATGGGCGCAGCAATTATTTGTGCCAAAGCTTGCCTAAGAACCGGAGCCGGTTTGGTTACTTTAAATATTCCAAAGAAAGAACGACTTGCTGTTTTTACAGCAATTCCCGAAGCTATGATTGAATTTAGAGAAGATAAAAATAATTTTGGAAAATATAATGCGGTATCGATTGGTCCGGGAATCGGAACGGATAAATCAGCAGAAAACATTCTGAAATTATTAATATCAAATATCAAATCACCTATAGTTTTTGATGCCGATGCGTTGAATATTTCAGCAAAAAATTACGATTTAGTATATAGACTTCCGGAAAATTCCATCATAACGCCTCATATAAAAGAGTTTGATAGATTATTTGGAAACCACGATTCTGAAACCGAAAGAAGACAAACCGCTACCACAAAAGCAAAAGAATTACAGCTGATTATTGTTCTAAAAGGATACAAGACTTTTATCACCGACGGAGAAAAAAGTTTTGAAAATTCTACAGGAAATTCAGGTTTGGCTAAAGGCGGTTCAGGCGATGCATTAACCGGAATCATTACCGCTTTTTTGGCACAAGGATACGAACCTTTACAGGCAGCAATTTTGGGAGTTTATCTCCACGGATTGGCTGCAGACATTACATTAGAAACGCAAAGCACAGAAAGCATGCTTATCACAGATGTGATTGAAAACCTTGGAAAAGCTTTCAAAAAAATTCAAAACTAA
- the tatA gene encoding twin-arginine translocase TatA/TatE family subunit, whose translation MGRIGMPEILIILVVVLLLFGGRKIPELMKGLGSGINEFKKAAKGEDEANAASKKEEETKK comes from the coding sequence ATGGGAAGAATAGGAATGCCTGAAATATTAATTATTCTAGTTGTTGTTTTATTACTTTTTGGAGGTAGAAAAATTCCGGAATTAATGAAAGGGTTAGGCTCTGGAATAAATGAATTCAAAAAAGCAGCCAAAGGAGAAGACGAAGCTAATGCTGCATCTAAAAAAGAAGAAGAGACTAAAAAATAA